The following coding sequences are from one Corallococcus caeni window:
- a CDS encoding HAMP domain-containing sensor histidine kinase, with product MSLRAFFSTVVGGLVLLTLVAATLLVVLTTALERMASTLSESVEGVRQAEELEVDLLVHSRLVALPGAPILADPSRGRSPPQIEADLRRQLVEMHGTASTQEERGMVAEVQTQVYAYLHAQQAPLGPGLSAAQHDAAAMASLDAALRSLERLIQINVGQAQEARQRAAYWSETANVLGLVLGLLLMMTLGLVIFWLRRFALRPVTALRQAMSGFGRGGRHLRAPEQGPSEIRDMAHTFNEMADSLTHQQEQQLAFLAGVAHDLRNPLSALKLSTSLTGRGEMTAERMQRTLALVRRQVARLDRMVGDLLDATRIEAGKLELQPEVRDTRELARSVVELYQSGDSGHTLELVTPDTPVLVRADPARLEQVLTNLVSNALKYSPSGSRVEVSVRGDAEQVVMAVADQGIGMSPEDLKGLFIPFQRAGNAKQRAPGVGLGLSVSRRIIEAHGGHIEVESQPGRGSVFRVHLARVSSAGPPEPPPPADEEEPAGTMH from the coding sequence ATGAGCCTGCGCGCCTTCTTCTCCACCGTGGTGGGCGGGCTGGTGCTGCTCACCCTGGTGGCCGCCACCCTGCTCGTGGTGCTGACAACCGCCCTGGAACGCATGGCTTCCACGCTGAGTGAATCCGTGGAAGGCGTCCGTCAGGCCGAGGAGCTGGAGGTGGACCTGCTCGTCCACTCGCGCCTCGTGGCGCTGCCGGGCGCTCCCATCCTCGCGGACCCGTCGCGCGGGCGCTCGCCGCCGCAGATTGAAGCCGACCTGCGCCGCCAGCTGGTGGAGATGCACGGCACCGCCTCCACCCAGGAGGAGCGCGGGATGGTGGCGGAGGTCCAGACGCAGGTGTACGCCTACCTGCACGCGCAGCAGGCGCCGCTCGGTCCGGGGCTCTCCGCGGCCCAGCACGACGCGGCGGCCATGGCGTCGCTGGACGCGGCGCTGCGCTCGCTGGAGCGGCTCATCCAGATCAACGTGGGCCAGGCACAGGAGGCCCGGCAGCGCGCGGCGTACTGGAGCGAGACGGCCAATGTGCTGGGGCTGGTGCTGGGCCTGCTGCTGATGATGACGCTGGGGCTGGTCATCTTCTGGCTGCGGCGCTTCGCGCTGCGCCCGGTGACGGCGCTGCGGCAGGCGATGTCCGGCTTCGGCCGGGGCGGGCGGCACCTGCGCGCGCCCGAGCAGGGCCCGTCGGAGATCCGCGACATGGCGCACACCTTCAACGAGATGGCGGACAGCCTCACCCACCAGCAGGAGCAGCAGCTGGCGTTCCTGGCCGGCGTGGCGCACGACCTGCGCAACCCCCTGTCCGCGCTGAAGCTGTCCACGTCGCTGACGGGCCGCGGAGAGATGACGGCGGAGCGGATGCAGCGCACGCTGGCGCTGGTGCGCCGGCAGGTGGCGCGCCTGGACCGGATGGTGGGGGACCTGCTGGACGCGACCCGCATCGAGGCCGGCAAGCTGGAGCTCCAGCCGGAGGTGCGCGACACGCGCGAGCTGGCGCGCTCCGTGGTGGAGCTGTACCAGTCCGGCGACTCCGGGCACACGCTGGAGCTGGTGACGCCGGACACCCCGGTGCTGGTGCGCGCGGACCCCGCCCGGCTGGAGCAGGTGCTGACCAACCTGGTGAGCAACGCGCTCAAGTACTCCCCCTCGGGCAGCCGCGTGGAGGTGTCCGTGCGCGGGGACGCCGAGCAGGTGGTGATGGCCGTGGCGGACCAGGGCATCGGCATGTCGCCGGAGGACCTCAAGGGCCTCTTCATCCCGTTCCAGCGCGCGGGCAACGCGAAGCAGCGCGCCCCGGGCGTGGGGCTGGGGCTGTCGGTGTCGCGGCGGATCATCGAGGCGCACGGCGGCCACATCGAGGTGGAGAGCCAGCCCGGCCGGGGCTCCGTGTTCCGCGTCCACCTGGCCCGGGTGTCCTCCGCCGGCCCGCCGGAGCCGCCCCCGCCCGCCGACGAGGAGGAACCCGCCGGCACGATGCACTGA
- a CDS encoding GDSL-type esterase/lipase family protein, protein MKVPDVSRGLRRAGLLAVLAGALLPGCESRTPPHRFPLTTAPATDSAPPPEASAARPASVEATSARPASAQLASHDGVASAQPSSGEAATSARPATSESARELTAAAAPSVVPSSASVSAPARSTGRSAFRALPPTTERAGHLHALATRLKAPGGAVEDPCVEPSDTGCARSALTPFFRALDGLLEGTAKTPTVVAAFGNSLIAGDRIVDVVRDELVAGFGHAGRGALLVDRMAPYGGRSRTAAVSNGWQPRTLGELHAPPHPFGITGVYHVATENRARGRFKLDGEPRGTLWWKDVKGAGRLVVSVDGAVLARTEPQGDGASRTTSFDLPAGAKWLDVTAEGKGAIVQGVVLQKDAPGVVLDMLGVPSADATLYARLEEDALKAQLAQRDPKLLLFFLGGNESKRLEWKRTDLPTVRQDLAALLRRARAAAPGSACMVVGPMDAVQDGHAKGKPLTQRPFLEAAIQAEREVALAEGCGFFNLYTAMGGAGSLARFHQAGFMHEDLVHPRGQGLDLLGQLVSDALLAGWANEGAVPAPALTSSREDAPAGSGSGQTAEAVP, encoded by the coding sequence ATGAAGGTTCCCGATGTCTCGCGGGGGCTCCGGCGGGCGGGGTTGCTCGCTGTCCTGGCGGGGGCGCTGCTCCCCGGGTGCGAGTCCCGCACACCCCCACACCGGTTCCCCCTGACGACGGCTCCCGCGACGGACTCCGCGCCGCCGCCGGAGGCGAGTGCCGCGCGACCCGCTTCCGTCGAGGCCACGTCCGCACGGCCCGCATCCGCGCAGCTCGCGTCCCACGACGGAGTGGCTTCCGCGCAGCCCTCGTCGGGTGAGGCGGCGACATCCGCGCGGCCCGCGACCTCGGAGTCCGCACGCGAGCTGACGGCGGCCGCTGCTCCCTCGGTGGTGCCCTCTTCCGCGAGCGTGTCCGCGCCGGCCCGGAGCACGGGGCGCTCCGCGTTCCGCGCCCTGCCGCCCACCACCGAGCGCGCGGGACACCTGCACGCGCTGGCCACGCGGCTGAAGGCACCGGGCGGCGCGGTGGAGGATCCGTGCGTGGAGCCGAGTGACACCGGCTGCGCGCGGTCCGCGCTGACGCCGTTCTTCCGCGCGCTGGACGGGCTGCTGGAGGGCACGGCGAAGACGCCCACGGTCGTCGCCGCGTTCGGCAACTCGCTCATCGCGGGGGACCGCATCGTGGACGTGGTCCGCGACGAGCTGGTGGCGGGCTTCGGCCACGCGGGCCGGGGCGCGCTGCTGGTGGACCGCATGGCGCCCTACGGTGGACGGTCGCGCACGGCCGCCGTGAGCAACGGCTGGCAGCCGCGCACGCTGGGCGAGCTGCACGCGCCGCCGCACCCGTTCGGCATCACCGGCGTGTACCACGTGGCCACCGAGAACCGCGCCCGGGGCCGCTTCAAGCTGGACGGCGAGCCGCGCGGGACGCTGTGGTGGAAGGACGTGAAGGGCGCGGGCCGCCTGGTCGTGTCCGTGGACGGAGCGGTGCTCGCGCGCACGGAGCCGCAGGGGGACGGTGCCAGCCGCACCACGTCCTTCGACCTGCCCGCGGGCGCGAAGTGGCTGGACGTCACCGCGGAAGGCAAGGGCGCCATCGTGCAGGGCGTTGTGCTGCAAAAGGACGCGCCCGGCGTCGTGCTGGACATGCTCGGCGTGCCGTCCGCGGACGCCACGCTGTATGCGCGGCTGGAGGAGGACGCGCTGAAGGCGCAGCTCGCGCAGCGCGACCCGAAGCTGCTGCTCTTCTTCCTGGGGGGCAATGAGTCCAAGCGCCTGGAGTGGAAGCGCACGGACCTGCCCACCGTGCGCCAGGACCTGGCCGCGCTCCTGCGCCGCGCCCGCGCCGCCGCGCCCGGCAGCGCGTGCATGGTGGTGGGGCCCATGGACGCGGTGCAGGACGGCCACGCGAAGGGCAAGCCCCTGACGCAGCGGCCGTTCCTGGAGGCCGCCATCCAGGCCGAGCGCGAGGTGGCGCTCGCCGAGGGCTGCGGCTTCTTCAACCTCTACACGGCGATGGGCGGCGCGGGGTCGCTCGCGCGCTTCCATCAGGCGGGGTTCATGCACGAGGACCTGGTGCATCCGCGCGGTCAGGGACTGGACCTGCTGGGGCAGCTGGTCTCGGACGCGCTGCTGGCGGGATGGGCGAACGAGGGCGCGGTGCCGGCCCCGGCGCTCACGTCCTCGCGTGAAGATGCACCGGCGGGCAGTGGAAGCGGCCAGACCGCGGAGGCGGTGCCATGA
- a CDS encoding YbcC family protein — MSTPNAAAMARSQEPSVTSASPDPRLDEVFQRACARIAPTWPLDRFIAVNPFWGLIDSRLPEVAARLQSLSGARLLMPRSWYRQAYREGRLRDEHLQAALDASDSTASLTHLRALLEQDEPAPTTRARVVDVVDAGRDLVHEASWRGFITQSVSQFCAGYFDEGQAQLGPPRDRGLYASWRQHAMTDRSPALLMRATSYRRHASALPATARELARTALAALEVPPREQENYLWSLLLEQNGWASWCAYRRWTARLQGSDDDTLHDLAAIRLAWEWMLYRAGGDAVARSWKTAMANWTQVDAAAAASRSSDWLLQAALEIAWREPVLRALPAGLRTPRRTAPSVQAVFCIDVRSEVFRRALEAIAPSAHTLGFAGFFGVPMDYQPLGAAAARPQLPGLLAPRLRASDTGLGPDAEARRAGHFDLAAAWRTFKTDALSTFTFVEALGLTYAGKLVRDSLGLGGAQRLDSVGLSREMDARRKPRVSGAVDGGPLEPEARCDLAAGMLRGMSLTHDFARFVLLVGHGSATRNNPHAAGLDCGACCGQTGEVNARAAAALLNEPEVRKGLAKRGIHVPESTWFVAALHHTTTDEVELFDVDESPPAYRVDLDALRAWLAEAGARARTERARLLGLEGVGPSRLHQAIRARTTDWAQVRAEWGLVNNAAFIVAPREHCRHLDLQGRAFLHEYRHQEDEGFAVLELIMTAPMVVTHWINFQYYASTVDNARYGSGDKVLHNVVGGHLGVFEGNGGDLRIGLPMQSVHDGERWVHTPLRLSVFIEAPRAAIAAVLDKHAHVQALVTNGWLSLFQIDEEECAIHALRGGRWHREAPSSDSAPTQRA, encoded by the coding sequence ATGAGCACGCCCAACGCCGCCGCCATGGCTCGAAGCCAGGAGCCCTCCGTCACGAGCGCCTCGCCCGACCCGCGCCTCGACGAAGTCTTCCAGCGCGCCTGCGCGCGGATCGCCCCGACCTGGCCACTCGACCGCTTCATCGCCGTCAATCCCTTCTGGGGGCTGATCGACTCGCGGCTCCCGGAGGTCGCGGCACGGCTGCAGTCCCTGTCCGGCGCGCGGCTGCTCATGCCGCGCTCGTGGTACCGGCAGGCCTATCGCGAGGGCCGCCTCCGCGACGAACATCTCCAGGCCGCGCTCGACGCGAGCGATTCGACCGCGTCGCTCACCCACCTCCGTGCGCTGCTCGAGCAGGACGAGCCGGCGCCCACGACGCGCGCTCGCGTCGTGGACGTGGTGGACGCGGGGCGAGACCTGGTCCACGAGGCGTCGTGGCGCGGCTTCATCACCCAGAGCGTCAGCCAGTTCTGCGCGGGCTACTTCGACGAGGGGCAGGCGCAGCTGGGGCCTCCGCGGGACCGTGGGCTGTACGCGAGCTGGCGGCAGCATGCGATGACAGACCGGAGCCCGGCGCTGCTCATGCGCGCGACGTCCTACCGGAGGCACGCCAGTGCGCTCCCCGCGACCGCCCGCGAGCTCGCCCGGACCGCGCTCGCGGCGCTCGAGGTCCCGCCGCGAGAGCAGGAGAACTACCTCTGGAGCCTGCTGCTGGAGCAGAACGGCTGGGCGTCCTGGTGCGCGTACCGGCGCTGGACCGCGCGGCTCCAGGGAAGCGACGACGACACGCTCCACGACCTCGCCGCGATTCGCCTCGCCTGGGAGTGGATGCTCTACCGCGCCGGCGGAGACGCGGTCGCCCGGAGCTGGAAGACCGCCATGGCGAATTGGACGCAGGTTGACGCCGCGGCGGCGGCTTCCCGCTCCAGCGATTGGCTGCTCCAGGCGGCGCTGGAGATCGCGTGGCGAGAGCCCGTCCTGCGCGCGCTCCCGGCCGGTCTTCGCACCCCGCGCCGCACGGCCCCGTCGGTGCAGGCCGTCTTCTGCATCGACGTGCGCTCGGAGGTCTTTCGACGCGCCCTCGAGGCCATCGCGCCTTCGGCCCACACGCTCGGCTTCGCCGGCTTCTTCGGCGTTCCGATGGACTACCAGCCGCTCGGGGCCGCCGCTGCGCGTCCGCAGCTGCCTGGACTCCTCGCGCCTCGCCTGCGCGCATCGGACACGGGGCTGGGGCCGGACGCTGAAGCGCGACGTGCCGGGCACTTCGACCTCGCCGCCGCGTGGAGGACGTTCAAGACGGACGCGCTGTCGACCTTCACGTTCGTCGAAGCGCTCGGGCTCACCTACGCAGGAAAGCTCGTCAGGGACAGCCTCGGCCTGGGAGGGGCGCAGCGCCTCGACAGCGTCGGGCTTTCCCGCGAAATGGACGCCAGGCGCAAGCCCCGCGTGAGCGGTGCGGTGGATGGCGGGCCCCTGGAGCCCGAGGCGCGCTGCGACCTCGCCGCGGGCATGCTCCGCGGCATGAGCCTGACCCACGACTTCGCGCGGTTCGTCCTGCTCGTGGGACACGGCAGCGCCACCCGCAACAACCCCCACGCGGCGGGGCTCGACTGCGGGGCGTGCTGCGGACAGACCGGCGAGGTCAACGCGCGTGCCGCCGCGGCACTGCTCAACGAGCCCGAGGTGCGAAAGGGGCTCGCGAAGAGGGGAATCCACGTCCCCGAGAGCACGTGGTTCGTGGCGGCGCTCCACCACACGACCACCGACGAGGTGGAGCTGTTCGACGTCGACGAGTCGCCGCCGGCCTATCGCGTGGACCTCGACGCGCTCCGGGCGTGGCTCGCGGAGGCGGGGGCCCGCGCGCGGACCGAGCGCGCCCGCCTGCTGGGGCTCGAGGGTGTCGGGCCTTCGAGGCTGCACCAGGCCATTCGCGCGAGGACCACCGACTGGGCCCAGGTTCGCGCCGAGTGGGGGCTCGTGAACAACGCGGCGTTCATCGTCGCGCCACGCGAGCACTGCCGTCACCTGGACCTTCAGGGGCGCGCGTTCCTCCACGAGTACCGGCACCAGGAGGATGAAGGCTTCGCCGTCCTCGAGCTGATCATGACGGCCCCGATGGTCGTCACGCACTGGATCAACTTCCAGTACTACGCGTCCACGGTCGACAACGCGCGCTACGGCAGCGGGGACAAGGTGCTGCACAACGTCGTCGGCGGCCATCTCGGCGTCTTCGAGGGGAACGGCGGCGACCTTCGGATTGGACTGCCGATGCAGTCCGTACACGATGGTGAGCGGTGGGTGCACACGCCGCTCAGGCTGAGCGTGTTCATCGAGGCGCCGCGCGCCGCGATCGCCGCGGTGCTGGACAAGCACGCGCACGTCCAGGCGCTCGTCACCAATGGATGGCTCTCGCTCTTCCAAATCGATGAAGAGGAGTGCGCCATCCACGCCCTGCGCGGCGGGCGCTGGCACCGCGAGGCGCCCTCGAGCGACTCAGCGCCAACGCAGCGGGCCTGA
- a CDS encoding helix-turn-helix domain-containing protein: protein MGKNRLTTWTKLHRRFGDHVRRMRNSRSLTQEALAERSDLSVDAIRRIERGAFSPSLDTLGKLSVGLDVSLKTLFHSFDLERTDGVAEICDFLAGRSGSELKLAWRVLQAMFDEP, encoded by the coding sequence ATGGGCAAGAACCGGCTCACAACGTGGACGAAGCTCCACCGGCGATTTGGCGACCACGTGCGCCGCATGCGCAACAGCCGCTCGCTCACGCAGGAGGCGCTCGCCGAGCGCAGCGACCTGTCGGTGGACGCCATCCGCCGCATCGAGCGGGGCGCCTTCTCTCCGTCGCTCGACACGCTGGGCAAGCTGTCCGTGGGGTTGGACGTGTCGCTGAAGACCCTCTTCCATTCCTTCGACCTGGAGCGCACCGACGGCGTGGCGGAGATCTGCGACTTTCTCGCGGGCCGCTCCGGCTCCGAATTGAAGCTCGCGTGGCGCGTGCTCCAGGCCATGTTCGACGAGCCCTGA
- a CDS encoding NADH-quinone oxidoreductase subunit L: MNTPEEWSFVVPVIALAIPVTLALAAVISPRRAGLASGAALGLALLVTGGAALTWGAATQMGPRLGVRVDAVTCVMLLLVATLGAIIVRYSRTYLQGAPGLVRYLRWLLLTLSAVTALVIANNLLVVVLGWTATSVALHQLLTFYRERPAALVAAHKKFLVSRLADLCLLGCLALVHQDVGSLELDRIAAWAGAHPTLSPSMQAAAVLLVIAVALRSAQLPFHGWLLQVMEAPTPVSALLHAGVVNIGGFVLLRLAPWMAHAALAQLLLVVIGLGSALIAALVMTTRVSVKVSLAWSTCAQMGFMLVQCGLGLWHLALLHLVAHSLYKAHAFLSAGTAVDEWRLRAMTKQPPPPSWGRLGIGVLVAAGSAALCVLVLRHAAALRPADERSVALLALVVSLSLVPLLTRKTTGIFTAAGVALRVSGVVLLYVGWHAAAAQLMPSRDATPNGPVWVLVGLGFVGLFAMKATLQLFPEGRLARAVYPWLFAGLYLDERFTRLTFRVWPPRLQRRSESAPATRIQETLEAHT, encoded by the coding sequence ATGAACACGCCCGAGGAGTGGTCGTTCGTCGTCCCCGTCATCGCCCTGGCGATTCCCGTGACCCTCGCGCTTGCCGCGGTCATCTCACCCCGGCGCGCCGGACTCGCGAGCGGCGCCGCGCTGGGGCTGGCGCTTCTCGTGACCGGCGGTGCCGCGCTGACGTGGGGCGCGGCAACGCAAATGGGTCCGCGTCTGGGGGTGCGCGTCGACGCCGTCACCTGCGTCATGCTGCTCCTGGTCGCCACCCTCGGGGCCATCATCGTCCGCTACTCGCGGACCTATCTCCAGGGCGCCCCCGGGCTCGTGAGGTACCTGCGCTGGTTGTTGCTGACGCTGAGCGCCGTCACCGCGCTGGTCATCGCGAACAACCTGCTCGTCGTGGTGCTGGGTTGGACCGCGACGAGCGTCGCGCTGCACCAGTTGCTGACGTTCTATCGCGAGCGCCCCGCCGCGCTCGTCGCGGCGCACAAGAAGTTCCTCGTCAGCCGGCTCGCTGACCTCTGCCTCCTGGGCTGCCTCGCGCTCGTCCATCAAGACGTGGGCAGCCTCGAGCTTGACCGCATCGCGGCCTGGGCTGGAGCGCATCCAACGCTGTCCCCTTCGATGCAGGCCGCCGCGGTGCTGCTCGTCATCGCAGTGGCGCTGCGGTCCGCGCAGCTCCCGTTCCACGGCTGGTTGCTCCAGGTGATGGAGGCCCCGACCCCGGTCTCCGCGCTCCTGCACGCAGGCGTCGTGAACATCGGCGGCTTCGTCCTGCTGCGGCTCGCACCGTGGATGGCTCACGCGGCGCTCGCGCAGCTGCTCCTCGTGGTCATCGGGCTCGGCTCTGCCCTCATCGCCGCCCTCGTCATGACGACCCGGGTCAGCGTGAAGGTCTCGCTCGCCTGGTCCACGTGCGCGCAGATGGGGTTCATGCTGGTGCAGTGTGGCCTGGGCTTGTGGCACCTGGCGTTGCTGCACCTTGTCGCGCACTCCCTCTACAAGGCCCACGCCTTCCTGAGCGCGGGGACGGCCGTCGACGAATGGCGGCTGCGCGCCATGACGAAGCAACCGCCCCCGCCATCGTGGGGCCGCCTCGGCATCGGGGTCCTCGTGGCGGCCGGGAGCGCGGCGCTCTGTGTCCTTGTCTTGCGGCACGCCGCCGCCTTGCGCCCGGCCGATGAGCGCTCCGTTGCCCTGCTCGCGCTCGTCGTCAGCCTCTCCCTGGTCCCGCTGCTCACCCGAAAGACGACCGGCATCTTCACGGCCGCCGGCGTGGCACTGCGCGTGAGCGGAGTCGTCCTGCTCTATGTCGGTTGGCACGCGGCCGCGGCGCAGCTGATGCCCTCGCGGGACGCGACGCCGAACGGTCCCGTCTGGGTCCTGGTCGGCCTGGGCTTCGTTGGCCTCTTCGCCATGAAGGCAACCCTCCAGCTGTTCCCGGAGGGGCGGCTCGCGCGTGCCGTCTACCCCTGGCTGTTCGCCGGCCTCTACCTCGACGAACGCTTCACCCGCCTCACCTTCCGCGTCTGGCCGCCCCGGCTCCAGCGGCGGTCGGAGTCCGCTCCCGCAACCCGCATCCAGGAAACCCTCGAGGCCCACACATGA
- a CDS encoding response regulator has product MSRAPPTLLLVEDDSDLRDALVEILHAEGHTVVARATGDEALSWLEAHSVPALVLVDMWTPRKDSWRLLDALHHQPRFADLPVVAISSSEERHPAIREVLSKPFDREALLAGVRRFVHALH; this is encoded by the coding sequence ATGAGCCGCGCGCCTCCCACCCTCCTCCTCGTCGAGGACGACAGCGACCTGCGCGACGCGCTCGTGGAGATCCTCCACGCCGAAGGGCACACCGTCGTCGCCAGGGCGACGGGTGACGAGGCGCTCTCCTGGCTGGAAGCCCACTCTGTCCCCGCGCTGGTGCTCGTGGACATGTGGACGCCGCGCAAGGACAGCTGGCGGCTGCTGGACGCCCTGCACCACCAGCCGCGCTTCGCGGACCTCCCCGTCGTGGCCATCAGCTCCAGCGAGGAGCGCCACCCCGCCATCCGCGAGGTGCTCTCCAAGCCCTTCGACCGGGAGGCGCTGCTCGCCGGGGTGCGCCGCTTCGTGCACGCGCTGCACTGA
- a CDS encoding LysR substrate-binding domain-containing protein, with translation MNVEQINFHHLRYFWAVAKDGNLTRTAARLCVAQSALSSQIQQLEAQLGNALFRRAGRRLVLTEAGEIALAYAEEIFTAGSQLVSTLQHGRQSGQVLRIGAVATLSRNFQESFVKPLLEQPHVRLCLESGGLAELLLRLEDHAVDLVLANRPPSREPGGRLGCRRIARQPVSIVGSKRQKGFRFPQSLTDAPMIVPGRESAIRSEFDALCEQLGVRVRTLAEVDDMATMRLLARDTHAFALVPSVVVRDELREGVLHEHCVVPGLFETFYAITAERRFQHPLLTTMLAREEHELLEVPPRSHPPKGRPGR, from the coding sequence GTGAACGTCGAGCAGATCAACTTCCACCACCTTCGCTACTTCTGGGCGGTCGCGAAGGACGGCAACCTGACGAGGACGGCGGCGCGCCTGTGCGTGGCGCAGTCAGCGCTGTCGTCTCAAATCCAGCAGCTGGAGGCGCAGCTGGGCAACGCGCTGTTCCGCAGGGCCGGGCGCCGGCTCGTGCTCACGGAGGCCGGGGAGATCGCGCTCGCCTACGCCGAGGAGATCTTCACGGCGGGCAGCCAGTTGGTCTCGACGCTCCAGCACGGCCGGCAGTCCGGGCAGGTGCTGCGCATTGGCGCGGTCGCCACGCTGTCGCGAAACTTCCAGGAGTCATTCGTCAAGCCGCTCCTGGAACAGCCCCACGTGCGCCTTTGCCTCGAGTCCGGGGGGCTGGCGGAGCTGCTGCTCCGGCTCGAGGACCACGCGGTCGATCTCGTCCTGGCGAACCGGCCGCCCTCGCGGGAGCCGGGCGGCCGCCTCGGTTGCCGGCGCATCGCGCGGCAGCCGGTCAGCATCGTCGGGTCGAAGCGCCAGAAGGGCTTCCGCTTTCCGCAGAGCCTCACCGACGCGCCGATGATCGTCCCCGGCCGGGAGAGCGCCATCCGCTCGGAGTTCGATGCGCTGTGCGAGCAGCTCGGCGTGCGCGTCCGCACCCTGGCCGAGGTGGACGACATGGCGACGATGCGGCTCCTGGCGCGCGATACCCATGCGTTCGCGCTGGTGCCGTCCGTCGTGGTTCGCGACGAGCTCCGCGAGGGCGTGCTGCACGAGCACTGCGTGGTTCCGGGGCTCTTCGAGACGTTCTATGCCATCACGGCGGAGCGAAGGTTCCAGCACCCGCTGCTGACGACGATGCTCGCGCGCGAGGAACACGAGCTCCTCGAGGTGCCCCCCCGGAGTCACCCCCCGAAGGGCAGGCCAGGCAGGTAG
- a CDS encoding serine/threonine protein kinase, whose translation MDLLAPPARTLNFDAFWRWLQEHTNCILRCGSPDMTLFDHDDFHWMLMEEERQHVLQLIKGKSLVGEMVMVGREISEVTISPDPDADPQAGHFLAELMGGPKEDPQVLYHFIMAHGIEPVAGHQGFKH comes from the coding sequence ATGGATCTGCTCGCACCACCGGCCCGCACGCTGAACTTCGACGCCTTCTGGCGTTGGCTCCAGGAGCACACCAACTGCATCCTGCGCTGTGGCTCCCCCGACATGACGTTGTTCGACCATGACGACTTCCACTGGATGCTGATGGAAGAGGAGCGACAGCACGTCCTCCAGCTCATCAAGGGCAAGTCGCTGGTGGGCGAGATGGTGATGGTGGGCCGTGAAATCTCCGAGGTCACCATCTCCCCGGATCCGGACGCGGATCCGCAGGCGGGCCACTTCCTGGCGGAGCTGATGGGGGGCCCCAAGGAGGACCCGCAGGTGCTGTACCACTTCATCATGGCCCACGGCATCGAGCCGGTCGCCGGCCACCAGGGCTTCAAGCACTAG